The DNA region AGCTAAACCAATTCTTCTTTTGTGCAAACATCGTCGCCAAAGAGGTTCCACTGTACTCCAACCCGCTATTTTCACAGCTTACAGAAAAACCCATATCTGTCGCTAACGAATCAACACCTAACGAATTCAATAGTCGAATGAAATTTGGATACGTCCAGTCATTAAAGACGATAAACCCCGTATCAATATCAAACTCGCCCTCAGCGACCGAGACGGTTTTTGTCGCGGTATGCCCCCCCACATAGTCATTCTTTTCAAAAACAGTAACGTCGAAATCATTTTGCAGATAATGCGCACACGTTAAACCAGAAATACCACTTCCTATCACAGCGATTTTTTTCATTATTCTCTCACCAATTTTGAGCCGATTTTGTATTGAAGTGCATCAGGTAGCATCCCTAATAGTTTGAGCATAAAAATAAAAAACCACGGAAAGTCATTCTTTCTACGCCCCTTTATAATTGAACTGTACATCGTACTTGCAGCTTTATCTGCAGTCAGCTTCATCGGCATAGAAAAATCATTCTTGTCAGTTAATGGTGTTTCAACAAAACCAGGATGAGCTATAGTAAAAACAATTTCTGGATAGCTTAACCGAAGAGTCCGAAAAAAGTAGCTCAGAGCTGCTTTCGAAGCTCCGTACGCTTCTGCTCTCGGCAACGGGAAAAAATACGCTGAGCTACTGGTAACAACGAAACTTGAGAGCTGTGTCCGCCAGCTTTTTAACAGGACCTTAGCGCCTATTACATTGGCGAAAAAGTTAACTTCGAAAACTCGACGAACCAGTTCCTCGTCAATGTCTCCCTTATCCATATATTCGCAAGTACCTGCATTCAGAATAATGATTGATGGAATTTTTCCGATACTCTCAACCTCTTTAACGATCTCAGACCAACTGTCTTTTTTGGTTATATCGAAGTTTAAGCCTACAAAGTTTGCCTGCTTACTTTGCAATTCCTTTAATTTCTCCACGCTCCTCGCGATACCAAGAACACAATATCCCTCTTGAATAAACTTACTAACTAGGCTCTCTCCGATTCCTGAGGTAGCTCCGGTTATTAGAACGACTTTATTCTTCTGAGTCATTTTGCTATGCGCCTTTTAATCGCTCTTGTTACACCGCCGTACAGGGGAATATTTTCGTAGATCATTGCTCCTAAATCATAAAAGTCGCAGTGATAATGAATTTTTTTCTCAAAACATATCTTTGTAGCACCCGGAATAGTTACCCATTCACCGCGATTCAACCGTGGATGGATAAAGGACAATGACCAGTCTAGAAAGGCAGTTGATTGATTATCGACAACGTCAAGCACGGTGATTTGATATTGATGCAGATTCTTGTACATCGTCTCCATATAACGGTAGACATTTTCAAAACCGCTGATTCGATGCACTGGGTCAATAAATTCAATGTCTTCGGCGTATATATCGTGCAATATCTCGAGGTTATTTGCACTTAACGACTGATAAACTTGAATGAATCTATCGACAATATTGTCTTGTGAAAAAACAGTTGCTGCGTCTACCAATTTAGTCATCCTCAGACTCCTTAGCCACCTTAAATTGTTCAATGGCTTTCTTGCGGCTATCTTTAATGTCTACCATGCAGCTTGGATAGTTCGGTAAAGGCTTTTGCTCGAACTGATGAATCGCTTTAGAAGGTAAAGACTGCAAAGGCTCTATCCACTTACGAATAAACTCGGCGTCCGGATCAAAGCGTTCGGCTTGTGAGACTGGATTAAATACGCGAAAATAAGGCGCAGCATCCGTTCCAATGGAGGCACTCCATTGCCACCCACCATTGTTTGAGGCATAGTCAAAGTCGTACAAGTGTTGCGCAAAGAAACGTTCTCCCCACCGCCAATCAATCCAAAGGTTTTTACAGAGAAAACTCGCTACAACCATACGTAGTCGATTGTGCATCCAACCCGTCGTTAAAAGCTGTCTCATTGCTGAGTCAACAATCGGCACTCCAGTGCTACCTGCGCACCACTTTTCGAAATCGTCTTCAGAACGATTCCAATGTATTTTTTTATCGACAGGAAGGAACCCTTGTCCTCGCGCTACATAAGGAAAGTGCCACATAACTGAACGATAGAAATCTCTCCAGATTAACTCTTTGATCCAAGTTTTAGCGCCCTCCCCTCTTTTCGCTCTCGCAAATTCATAGCACCGTCGAATGGATACACTGCCAATCGCTAATGCGGGTGAAATTTGAGATGTACCGGGAATTGCAGGAAAGTCACGGTCCTTCTTGTAATCAATAATCGAGTCATCAACAAAGTCAGCCAACTGTTTATGTACATTATTCTCTGAAATATCTGGACAAAATTTCGCTGTTGGCTTTACCTCATCAAGATCACTATTAGAAACCGTTTGAAAGGCATTTAGATTTTCCTTCGCACGTGCAGTCGGCATTGACAATGGGTGAATTGGCGACTTATCCATTGCTTCATAGACGGCTTTGGAGAAAGGCGTGAAAACTTTAAATGGTGTACCCTGCTTACTCAATACATCCCATGGCGCAACTAAGGAATCCGCGACATACCGATGACAGTTTGTTTTGTTCGACAACACCTGACAGGCCTGCTTGTCCCTTTGTCGCTCGTTGTAGGCGTATTCAATATTTAAATGCAGGTCTGTAATCGCTAAGTCGTCGATAACTTGAGACAACCTATCAATCGAGCTGGCAAAATCGTCACTGGTAAGTATGATCAGTTTTATATTTAGTTGTTCAAGTGATTGAGATAAGTTAGAAAGCGCCTTCTGAATCAAGTACTGTTGATTGCGACCTACATCATGCGCAGCAAACTGCTTCGCACAATAAAAATAAATTGCGACGACTGCATCGTCTTTACTTGCACACGCATGACTAAGAGCTGGATGATCGTCTACTCGAAGATCGTTTCGAAACCAAACTAAATGCCGTTTCATTATTGAACCACCACTCTTATCGCTAGCTCTTTTGGGTAAGGATGAAGAAAACTCTGCTGCTCTACATAAGGATCTTTATGATGAGCAAAATGATGCTTTAGTAAAGTTAATGGAGACATAAGAGGCAAAACGCCTTGCCGGTACTCCAGAATCACTTGAGCTAACTCTTGGCGATCTTGACTACTCAAGTTGTGCTTTAAATAGCCTTGTAAATGCATCAACACATTTGTATTGTTTTTGCGAGTCGCTACCTTCTTGAATCCATTCATTAAATGCTCAATGTAACGACTGCTTTCTGCTTCAATATTTTTAGCATTAATTTTTGCAACTAATGGACCTAAGAATCGGTAGGTTTTCTGGCAATGGGACAATAAACTAAGTTTGTGTCGTGCATGAAACTTTTGAATTAAGGCGGGCGTTAAACCTTGCTCAACCAACTGCTTCCACTCATGATAAATAAACACCCGCTTTATAAAACTGTCTCTCAGTAACGGATCATTCAAGCGACCGTCTTCCTCGACTGGCAGATTTGGCTGAAGTTGTTTAACTTTGGCTGCAAATATCCCAACACCATCTCTCTGAGCGTGTCCTTTGGAGTTATAAACTTTTACCCTCTCTATACCGCAACTAGGGGAGCCTTTACAAAAGATATACCCGGCCATATTAGCAAGCCTGTCGGCATTGATATCAGCGTAAGAAGCAAGCTCATCTGTAAAATCCTGGCTTTCATCGTGACCAAACACTGCTCGAGGGTTCTCGGCGGAGCCGACCAATCGAAGTGTTCTACGAGGTGTACCCATTCCGATCCCAACCTCGGGGCACAACGGCTCAAACGTAAAGAACTGTGCCAACGATTCGGTACAAAAACGGCTGTGCTTGTGTCCGCCGTCGAAGCGCACCGGTGCGCCCAATAAACAATGACTAATTCCTACTCTGATCATACCCTTTCCTCAACGATTCCTTTGCTTATACGACTATTAAACAATATTAGATTCTTTAAAAGAATCAAATACCTACAAAATCTCAAAAGATTAATTTTTGATCAGTTGCGAAAGGGAACCAGAGTGATATGCTTACCTGAGGAATTAAGCACTTAAGCGATCATATGAAAGCAATTTATCTCTCTCTTTTTACTTTATTACTGATGGCTTTTCATGGGTCGATAGCCGCCAATGAAGCTATCGAAAGTATTCAGACGACTCAGTGGTCGATAGGAATCGGTTATCACCACTTCGATAAACAATCAGCCATTGACGAGTGCGTCGACGATGAGGCATCTAGGCTAACGCTGCAGTATGGAGAGCAAGATGGTCGATTGATCTTTAACTTTGGTATGTCGAGTTACCTTTTAAAAGACTATTGTCAATTTGATGTCGTGGTAGTTGATGGTTGGGGCTACCGGTACCGTGATCGCTCGTATGCCAGTAACATCGGAATCTTTGGTGAGCTCGGCTACAGCTTCCCTATTACTCCGCGGAAAACTCACTTCAACCTGCTAACCGGTATCGAAAAATCATGGTCTGAAAGGGAAATTGGAGGATGCTACAACTGCTACTCTGAAAATATCGATATCGAGGGTGTGTTCTACGTTAAACCAGAACTGGTCTTCTATACCGAGCAAGACTTTTTGATCGCCCTCAGTTACCAGTATTTTCCTAACAATGAGGTTAAAGGCGGGTTTAGCATCAATTTTGGAATGCGCACAAACATGTTCTAGACAGCTTGACGATATCGTCAAAGCTGTCTTTCCAAAACCTGCGCAATCGCCTTTCAGTTAAAGTTATTGCTTAGCGATCCATTGTTCAATTTGCTGCTCTAATATTGCAAGTGTCACTGGGCCATAAGACAAGATTTCATCATGGAATGCGCGAATATCAAACTTGTCACCCAATCGTTTCTCTGCCCTTTGCCGTAGCTCAACAATTTTAATTTCCCCCATCTTGTACGAGAGCGCTTGTCCTGGCCAAGCAATGTAACGGTCAATCTCGGTTCTTACATTGTGTTTAGACAATGCGGTATTATCTTCCATGAAAGTGATGGCCTTTTGTCGGCTCCATCCTTTCGCATGCATGCCTGTGTCGACTACTAGTCGAATCGCCCGCCACATTTCATAGCTAAGTCTACCAAACTGGCTATAAGGATCTTGATAAAAGCCCGCCTCTATCCCAAGCTTCTCGCAGTACAAAGCCCACCCCTCTCCATAGGCTGATATGTATGACTGACGACGAAAAGTCGGTAATTGATCTTGCTCTTTGGTCAAAGCTATTTGTAAATGGTGCCCAGGTACCGCTTCATGCAAGGTTAATGCCTCTAAAACGTAAAGAGGACGCTTATCAAGCGCGTAGGTGTTCACCCAATACAGCCCCGGGCGATGAGAATCTAATGGAGCACCAACGTAACGACCAGTGGTATACCTAGGTGCAATTGAGGCTGGTACCGGCTCTACTCCATAAGGTTGACGAGGTAAACGGCCAAAATACTTAGGTAATACAGCATCCGCTTTCTTCGCTATATACGCGGCTTCTTTCAACAACTCTTCAGGGGTTGATGCATAAAATCTTGGATCACTTCTTAGAAACTCAATAAACTCAGCAAAACTACCGTCAAAACCACTTGATTTAATGACCTCTAACATCTCAGCTTTAATTCGAGAAACTTCTTTTAAGCCTATTTGATGAATGTCTTCTGCGCTCAAATCTAACGTTGTGTAATAACGAATTTGTTGCTTGTAATATTGATCGCCACCGGGAATGTCGGTAATTGCTATGCTTTCGCGAGCATGTGGCAAGTAGTCTTTTTCTAAAAATGCGACAAAACGTTTAATCGACGGTATAACTTTTTCGATAATTACTTTACGACCTCTTTGCTGCGCTTGTCGCAACTTTGATTTAGACAGCGATGGATTTATT from Pleionea litopenaei includes:
- a CDS encoding SDR family NAD(P)-dependent oxidoreductase, which encodes MTQKNKVVLITGATSGIGESLVSKFIQEGYCVLGIARSVEKLKELQSKQANFVGLNFDITKKDSWSEIVKEVESIGKIPSIIILNAGTCEYMDKGDIDEELVRRVFEVNFFANVIGAKVLLKSWRTQLSSFVVTSSSAYFFPLPRAEAYGASKAALSYFFRTLRLSYPEIVFTIAHPGFVETPLTDKNDFSMPMKLTADKAASTMYSSIIKGRRKNDFPWFFIFMLKLLGMLPDALQYKIGSKLVRE
- a CDS encoding nuclear transport factor 2 family protein, translated to MTKLVDAATVFSQDNIVDRFIQVYQSLSANNLEILHDIYAEDIEFIDPVHRISGFENVYRYMETMYKNLHQYQITVLDVVDNQSTAFLDWSLSFIHPRLNRGEWVTIPGATKICFEKKIHYHCDFYDLGAMIYENIPLYGGVTRAIKRRIAK
- a CDS encoding cryptochrome/photolyase family protein — protein: MKRHLVWFRNDLRVDDHPALSHACASKDDAVVAIYFYCAKQFAAHDVGRNQQYLIQKALSNLSQSLEQLNIKLIILTSDDFASSIDRLSQVIDDLAITDLHLNIEYAYNERQRDKQACQVLSNKTNCHRYVADSLVAPWDVLSKQGTPFKVFTPFSKAVYEAMDKSPIHPLSMPTARAKENLNAFQTVSNSDLDEVKPTAKFCPDISENNVHKQLADFVDDSIIDYKKDRDFPAIPGTSQISPALAIGSVSIRRCYEFARAKRGEGAKTWIKELIWRDFYRSVMWHFPYVARGQGFLPVDKKIHWNRSEDDFEKWCAGSTGVPIVDSAMRQLLTTGWMHNRLRMVVASFLCKNLWIDWRWGERFFAQHLYDFDYASNNGGWQWSASIGTDAAPYFRVFNPVSQAERFDPDAEFIRKWIEPLQSLPSKAIHQFEQKPLPNYPSCMVDIKDSRKKAIEQFKVAKESEDD
- a CDS encoding YbgA family protein; its protein translation is MIRVGISHCLLGAPVRFDGGHKHSRFCTESLAQFFTFEPLCPEVGIGMGTPRRTLRLVGSAENPRAVFGHDESQDFTDELASYADINADRLANMAGYIFCKGSPSCGIERVKVYNSKGHAQRDGVGIFAAKVKQLQPNLPVEEDGRLNDPLLRDSFIKRVFIYHEWKQLVEQGLTPALIQKFHARHKLSLLSHCQKTYRFLGPLVAKINAKNIEAESSRYIEHLMNGFKKVATRKNNTNVLMHLQGYLKHNLSSQDRQELAQVILEYRQGVLPLMSPLTLLKHHFAHHKDPYVEQQSFLHPYPKELAIRVVVQ
- a CDS encoding DUF885 domain-containing protein codes for the protein MRKSLLLFTLIFWVPCLFAQANGLEELFEQYASFERDQYPRHDHPSSEMRRGGFFDNSPAAYQQRRDFYATLLEDIAHFEAQRQTEAAKINLAMLRFFVESQIAEVDSQSYLFPMYGDTGFYFELLRLGEITQLNKVEEVTFYLEKLEAIPSYFEQWENNLKLAVSKNQMLPKVVLADFEKPLMVLISDKAEEHPMYQPLRQINPSLSKSKLRQAQQRGRKVIIEKVIPSIKRFVAFLEKDYLPHARESIAITDIPGGDQYYKQQIRYYTTLDLSAEDIHQIGLKEVSRIKAEMLEVIKSSGFDGSFAEFIEFLRSDPRFYASTPEELLKEAAYIAKKADAVLPKYFGRLPRQPYGVEPVPASIAPRYTTGRYVGAPLDSHRPGLYWVNTYALDKRPLYVLEALTLHEAVPGHHLQIALTKEQDQLPTFRRQSYISAYGEGWALYCEKLGIEAGFYQDPYSQFGRLSYEMWRAIRLVVDTGMHAKGWSRQKAITFMEDNTALSKHNVRTEIDRYIAWPGQALSYKMGEIKIVELRQRAEKRLGDKFDIRAFHDEILSYGPVTLAILEQQIEQWIAKQ